In the genome of Hyphomonas sp. Mor2, one region contains:
- a CDS encoding sulfotransferase domain-containing protein: MNGIVKKLGRKVQTYQLDQISRQGRFDPRESIIVSANPRGGSTWLFEVLTSIQNTATLYEPLHQRWMPELAEIGFDWHQRIPADADWPEARQLFDDILSGRKLTPDVCQYSDIKDYRTAERLVVKFIRTNDCLPWLLNQFDFKLKPVVLTRHPIAIAASTLRHENWQGRPSHYVFPETRYSDYSDKDRAFLEGLSTVEEVRVAKWCTRNRSFLNHPGHNKDWITLHYEDMLLDPEKSLRHLFEAWQMELPEAAMSLVDKASRTSRETTFSDDKQQQLEKWQTRFTPDQIDRMIAILDHFEIDLYGRDAMPNMRSRMAAPITVSRR; this comes from the coding sequence GTGAACGGGATCGTCAAAAAGCTTGGCAGAAAAGTCCAGACGTACCAGCTGGACCAGATCAGCCGTCAGGGTCGGTTTGATCCGCGCGAGTCGATCATTGTCTCCGCCAATCCGCGGGGCGGTTCGACCTGGCTGTTCGAAGTCCTGACCAGCATTCAGAACACGGCCACGCTATACGAGCCCCTGCACCAGCGCTGGATGCCTGAACTGGCGGAGATCGGCTTCGACTGGCACCAACGCATCCCCGCAGATGCCGACTGGCCCGAGGCCCGGCAATTGTTCGATGACATCCTGAGCGGGCGAAAACTCACGCCGGACGTTTGCCAATATTCCGACATCAAGGATTATCGCACCGCCGAGCGATTGGTGGTCAAGTTCATTCGCACAAATGACTGCCTGCCCTGGCTTTTGAACCAGTTCGACTTCAAGCTGAAGCCGGTTGTGCTGACCCGCCATCCGATTGCGATTGCCGCCTCCACGCTGCGCCATGAAAACTGGCAGGGCCGCCCGTCTCACTATGTCTTCCCGGAGACCCGATACAGCGACTATTCCGACAAGGATCGCGCGTTTCTGGAAGGCCTGTCGACGGTCGAGGAAGTCCGCGTCGCCAAATGGTGCACCCGCAATCGTTCCTTCCTCAACCATCCCGGCCATAACAAGGATTGGATCACACTCCATTACGAGGACATGCTGCTCGATCCGGAGAAAAGCCTGCGCCACCTGTTTGAAGCCTGGCAGATGGAGCTGCCAGAGGCGGCCATGTCGCTGGTCGACAAGGCCAGTCGCACCTCGCGCGAAACAACGTTTTCAGATGACAAGCAGCAACAGCTGGAGAAATGGCAAACAAGATTCACGCCGGATCAGATCGATCGCATGATCGCCATTCTCGACCATTTCGAAATTGACCTTTACGGCCGCGATGCGATGCCAAATATGCGATCCCGCATGGCCGCGCCGATCACGGTGTCCCGCCGCTAG